The proteins below are encoded in one region of Zavarzinia compransoris:
- a CDS encoding D-alanyl-D-alanine carboxypeptidase family protein: MPHILNRRLVMALAGLALLAAPFRAACAEALETPAREAVLIDLSTDTVLFEKNADAPMVPSSMTKLMTIYLLFDKLAKGAIKMEDELPVSERAWRMGGSKMFVHVGDRVKVSDLLRGIIVQSGNDACIVVAEGLSSTEEAFAAQMTARGKDMGLKSSTFRNASGWPDPQHRMTARDLALLGERLILDFPQYYPLFAERSFKYNNIEQANRDPLLGVVPGADGLKTGHTDEGGYGLVGSAIRDGRRLLLVVNGLTSMRERAQESARILEWGFREFQTYTMAKKGETLAEARVWQGDEDTVPLTVAQDARVTLRRVARATMVVKVVYDGPVPAPIKAGDQIARLEITAPDMPAISLPLVAGRDVERQGFVGRIFTSLRYLVAGDAS, encoded by the coding sequence ATGCCGCATATCCTGAACCGCCGCCTTGTCATGGCGCTGGCCGGCCTCGCCCTGCTGGCCGCGCCTTTCCGCGCCGCCTGTGCCGAGGCGCTGGAAACCCCCGCGCGCGAGGCCGTGCTGATCGACCTGTCGACCGATACCGTACTCTTCGAGAAGAATGCGGATGCGCCGATGGTGCCGTCGTCCATGACCAAGCTGATGACGATCTACCTGCTGTTCGACAAGCTGGCCAAGGGCGCCATCAAGATGGAGGACGAACTCCCCGTCTCGGAGCGGGCCTGGCGCATGGGCGGCTCGAAGATGTTCGTCCATGTCGGCGACCGGGTGAAGGTCTCGGACCTGCTGCGCGGCATCATCGTCCAGTCCGGCAACGACGCCTGCATCGTGGTGGCGGAGGGGCTGTCCTCGACCGAGGAAGCCTTCGCCGCCCAGATGACGGCCCGGGGCAAGGACATGGGCCTGAAGAGCAGCACTTTCCGCAATGCCAGCGGCTGGCCCGATCCCCAGCACCGCATGACCGCCCGCGACCTCGCGCTGCTCGGCGAGCGGCTGATCCTCGACTTCCCGCAGTATTACCCGCTCTTTGCCGAGCGCTCGTTCAAATACAATAATATCGAACAGGCGAACCGCGATCCGCTGCTCGGCGTCGTGCCGGGGGCGGACGGGCTGAAGACCGGCCATACCGACGAGGGCGGCTATGGCCTCGTCGGCTCCGCCATCCGCGACGGGCGCCGCCTGCTGCTGGTCGTCAACGGCCTGACCAGCATGCGCGAGCGGGCCCAGGAATCCGCCCGCATCCTCGAATGGGGCTTCCGCGAATTCCAGACCTATACGATGGCGAAGAAGGGCGAGACCCTGGCCGAGGCCCGGGTCTGGCAGGGCGACGAAGATACGGTGCCCCTGACCGTGGCCCAGGACGCGCGGGTGACGCTGCGCCGGGTCGCCCGGGCCACCATGGTGGTCAAGGTGGTCTACGACGGTCCGGTGCCGGCGCCGATCAAGGCCGGCGACCAGATCGCCCGGCTGGAGATCACGGCCCCCGACATGCCGGCGATTTCCCTGCCGCTGGTCGCCGGTCGCGATGTCGAGCGCCAGGGCTTCGTCGGCCGCATCTTCACCTCGCTGCGCTATCTCGTCGCCGGCGACGCGAGCTGA
- a CDS encoding MmgE/PrpD family protein, with product MTTEKTSLTAGLDALIRAKPITAGDRAAAALFALDALANALAGRQSAPGRILTDWAGAEPRDSAGRAFVYGALTHILEVDDLHRASVVHPGCVVVPAALAVANRIGAGGHAFLDAVLWGFEAACRIGAAVGPAHYRIWHNTATCGPYGAAAAAGRLLGLDGAGMVAALGNAGSQSAGLWQFIETGAMTKHLHAGHAAAAGVNAADLAARGFSGPPHILEGDKGFFRAACPDAVPAAVLADPDGPWALTQTSIKPWPSCRHTHPAIDAALELAPGVNGRAIRAIAVDTYPAALDVCDRPDPQSPYEAKFSLHHCVAAALGDGRVNFDSFEAEARARLAPLRALVTPATGKAYAAAYPRAWGSAVRVTLADGTTLAAARDHALGDPENPLDRAALTEKAKMLLGHARIGPALAGRLIVGLLAFADNGPLPDLSPFVGLA from the coding sequence ATGACGACCGAAAAGACTTCCCTCACCGCCGGGCTCGACGCCCTGATCCGGGCCAAGCCGATCACCGCCGGCGACCGGGCGGCCGCCGCCCTGTTCGCCCTCGACGCGCTGGCCAACGCCCTGGCCGGGCGGCAGAGCGCACCCGGGCGCATCCTCACCGACTGGGCGGGGGCCGAACCGCGCGACAGTGCCGGCCGCGCCTTCGTCTATGGTGCCCTCACCCATATTCTCGAGGTCGACGACCTGCATCGCGCCTCGGTCGTGCATCCGGGCTGCGTGGTGGTGCCGGCGGCGCTTGCCGTCGCCAACCGCATCGGGGCGGGCGGCCATGCGTTCCTCGATGCCGTGCTCTGGGGCTTCGAGGCGGCGTGCCGGATCGGCGCGGCGGTCGGGCCGGCGCATTACCGGATCTGGCACAATACCGCGACCTGCGGGCCCTATGGCGCCGCCGCCGCCGCCGGGCGCCTGCTCGGCCTCGACGGGGCGGGCATGGTCGCCGCCCTCGGCAATGCCGGCAGCCAGTCGGCCGGGCTGTGGCAATTCATCGAGACCGGGGCGATGACCAAGCATCTCCATGCCGGCCATGCCGCCGCCGCCGGGGTGAATGCCGCCGATCTGGCCGCGCGGGGCTTTTCCGGCCCGCCGCATATTCTCGAAGGCGACAAGGGTTTCTTCCGCGCCGCCTGCCCGGATGCGGTGCCCGCGGCCGTGCTCGCCGATCCGGACGGCCCCTGGGCGCTGACGCAGACCTCGATCAAGCCCTGGCCGTCGTGCCGCCACACCCATCCGGCGATCGACGCCGCCCTGGAACTTGCCCCCGGCGTCAATGGCCGCGCCATCCGCGCCATCGCCGTCGACACCTATCCGGCCGCCCTCGACGTCTGCGACCGGCCGGACCCGCAGAGCCCCTATGAGGCGAAATTCTCGCTGCACCATTGCGTCGCCGCGGCGCTCGGCGACGGCCGGGTGAATTTCGACAGTTTCGAAGCCGAGGCCCGCGCCCGCCTCGCCCCCCTTCGCGCCCTGGTCACCCCCGCGACCGGCAAGGCCTATGCCGCCGCCTATCCCCGGGCCTGGGGCAGCGCGGTCCGCGTGACCCTGGCCGACGGCACGACCCTGGCCGCCGCCCGCGACCACGCCCTGGGCGACCCGGAAAACCCGCTCGACCGCGCCGCCCTGACGGAAAAGGCAAAAATGCTGCTGGGCCACGCCAGGATCGGCCCCGCCCTCGCCGGCCGCCTGATCGTCGGCCTGCTCGCCTTCGCCGACAACGGCCCCCTGCCCGACCTCTCTCCCTTCGTCGGCCTCGCCTGA
- a CDS encoding septal ring lytic transglycosylase RlpA family protein: MIPAPHSRLFPRWRATALGLALMAATLGACASREDERNLTTRPGVVQATLKPYQIKGVWYYPKIDWSYDETGIASWYGEPFHGRKTAIGEIYDMNQMTAAHKTLQLPADVKVTNLENGRSIMVRVNDRGPFVNGRIIDLSRRAAQLLGFEGQGTARVRVQVVDESGRPGVSTLPAAQTTPEERTAAAAAPVGDVTSAPLAPPPGARGTAGPQPARPAPTTGSPFPPSAVPASPPPPVVTQTAVRPTGIYIQAGAFLQPGNAERLRTRLARYGKAFVARATIGNQQFYRVRLGPLKDVDEADILLDQIIASGETGARIVVE, from the coding sequence GTGATTCCCGCCCCCCATTCCCGTCTGTTCCCGCGCTGGCGCGCCACCGCGCTCGGCCTTGCCCTGATGGCGGCGACGCTCGGCGCCTGCGCCTCGCGCGAGGACGAGCGGAACCTGACCACGCGCCCCGGCGTCGTCCAGGCGACCTTGAAGCCCTATCAGATCAAGGGCGTCTGGTATTATCCGAAGATCGACTGGAGCTACGACGAGACCGGCATCGCCTCGTGGTACGGCGAGCCTTTCCACGGCCGCAAGACCGCGATCGGCGAAATCTACGACATGAACCAGATGACGGCCGCGCATAAGACGCTGCAACTGCCGGCCGACGTGAAGGTGACCAACCTCGAGAACGGCCGCTCGATCATGGTGCGGGTGAACGACCGCGGCCCCTTCGTCAACGGCCGCATCATCGACCTGTCGCGCCGCGCCGCCCAATTGCTCGGCTTCGAGGGGCAGGGCACGGCCCGGGTGCGGGTCCAGGTGGTGGACGAGAGCGGCCGCCCCGGCGTCTCCACCCTGCCGGCGGCCCAGACCACGCCGGAGGAGCGGACCGCCGCCGCCGCCGCCCCGGTCGGCGACGTGACTTCCGCGCCCCTGGCGCCGCCGCCGGGCGCCCGCGGCACCGCCGGGCCCCAGCCGGCCCGGCCGGCGCCCACCACCGGCTCGCCGTTCCCGCCGTCGGCCGTGCCGGCCAGTCCGCCGCCGCCCGTGGTGACCCAGACGGCGGTGCGCCCGACCGGCATCTATATCCAGGCCGGCGCCTTCCTCCAGCCCGGCAATGCGGAACGGCTGCGCACCCGCCTTGCCCGCTACGGCAAGGCTTTCGTCGCCCGGGCGACGATCGGCAACCAGCAATTCTACCGCGTCCGCCTCGGCCCCCTGAAGGATGTGGACGAGGCGGATATCCTGCTCGATCAGATCATCGCGTCGGGCGAGACCGGCGCCCGCATCGTGGTTGAATAA
- a CDS encoding DUF6508 domain-containing protein, translated as MKTSGESVGARGNRCLTTDLRALADFLPAFRQPEFKAGEWKGGNETKPGVIQIPYVSYAPVVGAFCRAVYEHGWIKVFDWMTWTQSDEARSLRDDEAVIGNATPEQLAHLLTACIRQDRFAEGALMGAFESGLILRIVERAAVLAEAASLSNEG; from the coding sequence ATGAAGACTAGCGGGGAGAGTGTCGGCGCAAGGGGGAACCGGTGCCTGACGACAGACCTTCGGGCCCTGGCGGACTTTCTGCCGGCCTTCCGACAGCCGGAGTTCAAGGCGGGGGAATGGAAGGGCGGCAACGAGACCAAACCCGGCGTCATTCAGATACCTTATGTTTCCTATGCTCCGGTTGTCGGTGCGTTCTGCAGGGCCGTCTATGAGCATGGCTGGATAAAGGTTTTCGACTGGATGACATGGACGCAATCCGACGAAGCAAGGTCATTGCGGGACGACGAGGCCGTCATCGGCAACGCCACGCCGGAGCAGCTTGCGCATTTGCTGACCGCTTGCATCCGGCAGGATCGCTTTGCCGAAGGCGCACTGATGGGCGCCTTTGAATCGGGCCTAATCCTGCGCATCGTCGAACGCGCCGCCGTCCTTGCGGAAGCCGCATCACTCTCGAATGAAGGGTAA
- the tmk gene encoding dTMP kinase, which produces MPGRFIVLEGGEGAGKTGAIAFLAAELTARGHRVVPTREPGGTPEGKALRALLLSENGLDWAPDAELLLMNADRVQHLERVVRPALQAGAIVISDRYAGSTIAYQGAGRGLGVERVIDLHREIQHDFWPDLTIVLDIPPEVGLARSRARLAGGGIDEGRFEGLDLDFHRRVRQSFLAQAAHMGRHAAVIDATLPPDAVQAAALAAVLRVLG; this is translated from the coding sequence ATGCCCGGCCGCTTCATCGTTCTCGAGGGCGGCGAGGGCGCGGGCAAGACCGGCGCCATCGCCTTTCTCGCTGCCGAGCTGACGGCCCGGGGCCACCGGGTGGTGCCGACCCGCGAACCCGGCGGCACGCCCGAGGGCAAGGCCCTGCGCGCTCTGCTGCTGTCCGAAAACGGCCTGGACTGGGCGCCGGACGCCGAATTGCTGCTGATGAACGCCGACCGGGTGCAGCATCTCGAGCGGGTGGTGCGGCCGGCATTGCAGGCGGGCGCGATCGTGATCAGCGACCGCTACGCCGGCTCGACCATCGCTTATCAGGGGGCGGGGCGGGGCCTGGGGGTCGAGCGCGTCATCGACCTGCACCGCGAGATCCAGCATGATTTCTGGCCGGACCTGACCATCGTGCTCGATATCCCGCCCGAGGTCGGCCTTGCCCGCAGCCGCGCCCGGCTGGCCGGCGGCGGCATCGACGAGGGCCGCTTCGAAGGGTTGGACCTTGACTTCCACCGCCGGGTCCGCCAGTCGTTCCTGGCCCAGGCGGCGCATATGGGCCGCCATGCCGCGGTGATCGACGCCACCCTGCCGCCGGATGCGGTGCAGGCGGCGGCGCTGGCCGCCGTGCTGCGGGTCCTGGGGTAG
- a CDS encoding lytic murein transglycosylase: MTHADSRGRFYRRPVMLLLLAGLTACAAQTGQAPARPAAGATAAQPGAAPAVPAVPDQDFDTWLRAFKTEALAKGIARRTLDGAFAGVTPNPRVVELDRRQPEGRITFSRYYENTVPPRIERGRRMLAENAEVLSRVAGTYGVPSRVVVALWGVETSFGVNQGKFSIVRSLATLAYEGRRAEFFRGELLNALTIMDQEGFSSEKMVGSWAGAMGQCQFMPSSYLKWAVDFDGDGHRDIWATRADVFASAANYLKQNGWVPGEGWGRRVAIPANLPRGLTGLETRKTLAEWQALGVRLPGGADLPAAEMTASLINPGDEGNHWLVYENFRVIMRWNRSTYFAMSVLSLADEIGR, from the coding sequence ATGACACATGCGGACAGCCGGGGCCGGTTCTACCGTCGCCCGGTCATGCTTCTTTTGCTGGCGGGCCTGACCGCCTGCGCCGCCCAGACCGGCCAAGCCCCCGCCCGCCCGGCGGCCGGGGCGACCGCGGCCCAGCCCGGCGCGGCCCCGGCCGTGCCCGCGGTCCCCGACCAGGATTTCGACACCTGGCTGCGCGCCTTCAAGACCGAGGCGCTGGCCAAGGGCATCGCCCGCCGCACGCTTGACGGCGCCTTCGCCGGCGTCACCCCCAATCCGCGCGTCGTCGAACTGGACCGGCGCCAGCCGGAAGGGCGCATCACCTTCTCGCGCTATTACGAGAACACGGTGCCGCCCCGGATCGAGCGCGGCCGCCGCATGCTGGCGGAGAATGCCGAGGTCCTGAGCCGGGTCGCCGGCACTTACGGCGTGCCGTCCCGGGTCGTGGTCGCGCTTTGGGGCGTCGAGACCAGTTTCGGCGTCAACCAGGGCAAATTCTCCATCGTCCGCTCGCTGGCGACCCTCGCCTATGAGGGGCGGCGCGCCGAATTCTTCCGCGGCGAATTGCTGAACGCCCTGACCATCATGGACCAGGAAGGCTTCAGCAGCGAAAAAATGGTCGGTTCCTGGGCCGGCGCCATGGGGCAGTGCCAGTTCATGCCCTCGTCCTACCTGAAATGGGCGGTCGATTTCGACGGCGACGGCCACCGCGACATCTGGGCGACCAGGGCCGACGTCTTCGCCTCCGCCGCCAACTACCTGAAGCAGAACGGCTGGGTCCCGGGCGAGGGCTGGGGCCGCCGGGTGGCGATCCCGGCCAATCTGCCGCGCGGCCTGACCGGCCTCGAAACCAGGAAGACCCTGGCGGAATGGCAGGCCCTGGGCGTGCGCCTGCCCGGCGGCGCCGACCTGCCGGCGGCGGAGATGACCGCCTCGCTGATCAACCCGGGCGACGAGGGCAACCATTGGCTGGTCTATGAGAATTTCCGCGTCATCATGCGCTGGAACCGCTCGACCTATTTTGCCATGTCGGTCCTGTCGCTGGCCGACGAAATCGGCCGGTGA
- a CDS encoding DNA polymerase III subunit delta': MASTPSPPWGEGRGEGGAGRLTPMAKTEPLVIPHPRATADLIGHGEAEAAILDAIAGGKLHHAWLLTGPRGIGKATLAYRFARYLFAHGLDGGPVDMFGAGPSSLDIAADDPLFKRIAAGGHPDLVTLEREENPRTKVLRDEIVIDQVRDLAGFFAMTPAEGGFRVAVIDAIDEMNRNAANALLKLLEEPPPRSVLILVAHAPGRLLPTIRSRCRRLALRPLGEADVAAILTRLAPAVPQEDIRGLCRLADGSPGRALALAAAGGLSHYRAIADLLVPVARRQGLDVKAVNELADRFAGREGGDLFRLTFELLGLYLVRLVRLAATGRIDEAMMGEGAGMRALAGAARLERWGEVWEKINALAARAEAVNLDRRQVLVAALGMIERCAR, from the coding sequence ATGGCATCGACTCCCTCGCCCCCCTGGGGAGAGGGCCGGGGTGAGGGGGGGGCGGGCCGCCTGACGCCGATGGCCAAGACCGAACCCCTCGTCATCCCGCACCCCCGCGCCACCGCCGACCTGATCGGCCATGGCGAGGCGGAGGCCGCGATCCTGGACGCCATCGCCGGCGGCAAGCTGCATCACGCCTGGCTGCTGACCGGGCCGCGCGGGATCGGCAAGGCGACCTTGGCCTATCGCTTCGCGCGCTATCTCTTCGCCCACGGCCTTGATGGCGGCCCGGTCGACATGTTCGGCGCCGGCCCCTCCAGCCTGGACATCGCCGCCGACGATCCCCTGTTCAAGCGGATCGCCGCCGGCGGCCACCCGGACCTCGTCACCCTGGAGCGGGAGGAGAACCCCCGCACCAAGGTGCTGCGCGACGAGATCGTGATCGATCAGGTGCGCGACCTGGCCGGTTTCTTCGCCATGACCCCGGCGGAAGGCGGCTTCCGCGTCGCCGTCATCGATGCGATCGACGAGATGAACCGCAATGCGGCCAACGCCCTCCTGAAGCTGCTGGAGGAGCCGCCGCCCCGGTCCGTCCTGATCCTGGTCGCCCATGCCCCGGGGCGCCTGTTGCCCACCATCCGCTCGCGCTGCCGCCGCCTTGCGCTGCGGCCGCTGGGGGAGGCGGATGTCGCCGCGATCCTGACCCGTCTCGCCCCCGCCGTGCCGCAGGAGGATATCCGCGGCCTGTGCCGGCTGGCGGACGGCAGCCCCGGGCGGGCGCTGGCCCTGGCGGCGGCGGGCGGCCTGTCGCATTACCGGGCGATCGCCGATCTTCTGGTCCCGGTCGCGCGCCGCCAGGGGCTGGACGTCAAGGCGGTGAACGAGCTTGCCGACCGTTTCGCCGGCCGCGAGGGCGGCGACCTGTTCCGCCTGACCTTCGAATTGCTCGGCCTCTATCTCGTCCGCCTCGTCCGGCTGGCGGCGACCGGGCGGATCGACGAGGCAATGATGGGCGAGGGCGCGGGCATGCGGGCGCTGGCGGGTGCTGCGCGGCTTGAACGCTGGGGCGAGGTATGGGAGAAGATCAACGCCTTGGCCGCGCGCGCCGAGGCGGTCAACCTTGACCGCAGACAGGTTCTTGTCGCCGCCCTCGGCATGATCGAGCGCTGCGCCCGCTGA
- a CDS encoding MBL fold metallo-hydrolase: MKVTILGCGTSGGVPSITGNWGVCDPLNPKNRRRRVSILVEQGPTTIVVDVSPDFREQCISAGVQRLDAVLLTHDHADHCHGIDDLRGIAGAMRQRVPVHGSAQTMRTVVKRFGYVFEGRGGYPAICDSIEIGGPFRIGGIDVVPFGQIHGDIESLGFRFGPIAYSTDLNDLPEEGFAALAGVKVWIVDALRRTPHPSHAHLAKTLTWIERLKPERAILTHMTWEMDYDTLCAELPPGVEPAYDGMVLTID; the protein is encoded by the coding sequence ATGAAGGTCACCATCCTCGGCTGCGGCACGTCGGGCGGCGTTCCCTCGATCACCGGCAATTGGGGCGTCTGCGATCCGCTGAACCCGAAGAACCGGCGCCGCCGCGTCTCCATCCTGGTGGAACAGGGGCCGACCACTATCGTCGTCGACGTCTCGCCCGATTTCCGCGAGCAATGTATCTCCGCCGGTGTCCAGCGCCTGGATGCCGTGCTGCTGACCCACGACCATGCCGACCATTGCCACGGCATCGACGACCTGCGCGGCATTGCCGGGGCCATGCGCCAGCGCGTGCCCGTGCACGGCTCGGCCCAGACCATGCGCACGGTGGTGAAGCGCTTCGGCTATGTCTTCGAGGGGCGGGGCGGCTATCCCGCGATCTGCGACAGTATCGAGATCGGCGGCCCGTTCCGCATCGGCGGGATCGATGTCGTGCCCTTCGGCCAGATCCACGGCGATATCGAATCCCTGGGCTTCCGCTTCGGGCCGATCGCCTATTCGACCGACCTGAACGACCTGCCGGAAGAGGGCTTCGCGGCCCTGGCCGGGGTCAAGGTCTGGATCGTCGACGCGCTTCGCCGCACACCCCACCCGAGCCACGCCCATCTGGCCAAGACCCTGACCTGGATCGAGCGGCTGAAGCCCGAGCGCGCGATCCTGACCCATATGACCTGGGAAATGGACTACGACACGCTGTGCGCCGAACTGCCGCCGGGGGTCGAGCCGGCCTATGACGGCATGGTGCTGACCATCGACTGA
- a CDS encoding TatD family hydrolase, whose amino-acid sequence MLIDSHCHLDFPNFAEDLDQVVARARAAGVGAMLTIGTTLAKSAQVIAVAERFPNIWASVGIHPHEAEAEPDVQARTLVELSRHPKVIAIGETGLDYFYEHAPRDAQKANFRAHIQAARETGLPIIIHTRDADDDTAAILRDEVAKGEFPGLIHCFTSGAALAEVAVELGLYISFSGIVTFKTAANLREIAARVPAGRLLVETDSPYLAPIPHRGKRNEPAFVADTAKVVAAARGIGTDELAALTTANFTRLFTKANVPAALAA is encoded by the coding sequence ATGCTGATCGACAGCCATTGCCATCTCGATTTCCCGAATTTCGCCGAGGATCTCGACCAGGTGGTGGCGCGGGCCCGGGCCGCCGGGGTCGGCGCCATGCTGACGATCGGCACCACCCTGGCGAAATCCGCCCAGGTGATCGCGGTGGCCGAGCGTTTTCCCAACATCTGGGCCTCGGTCGGCATCCACCCCCACGAGGCGGAGGCGGAACCGGACGTCCAGGCCCGGACCCTGGTCGAGCTGAGCCGCCACCCCAAGGTGATCGCCATCGGCGAGACCGGCCTCGACTATTTCTACGAGCACGCCCCGCGGGACGCGCAGAAGGCCAATTTCCGCGCCCATATCCAGGCGGCGCGGGAAACCGGCCTGCCCATCATCATCCATACCCGCGATGCCGACGACGACACCGCCGCCATCCTGCGCGATGAAGTGGCGAAGGGGGAATTTCCGGGCCTGATCCATTGCTTCACCTCCGGCGCGGCCCTGGCCGAGGTGGCGGTCGAGCTTGGCCTCTATATCTCCTTCTCCGGCATCGTCACCTTCAAGACCGCGGCCAACCTGCGCGAGATCGCCGCCCGGGTGCCCGCCGGCCGCCTGCTGGTCGAGACCGACAGCCCCTATCTGGCGCCCATCCCGCACCGGGGCAAACGGAACGAACCCGCCTTCGTCGCCGATACGGCCAAGGTGGTGGCGGCGGCCCGGGGCATCGGCACCGACGAGCTGGCGGCGCTGACCACGGCCAATTTCACCCGCCTGTTCACCAAGGCGAATGTCCCGGCCGCGCTCGCGGCCTGA
- the metG gene encoding methionine--tRNA ligase, which produces MASTEPFYITTAISYPNGVPHIGHAYEAIATDALARFQRLDGRPVYFLTGTDEHGQKMLQTARREGLSTQALADRNSARFQDMVAALGCSNDDFIRTSQPRHHAASQAIWQRMVEAGDIYKNVYAGWYSVRDEAYYAEDETEVRPDGVRYGPQGTPVEWVEEESYFFRLSEYQDRLLALYEANPDFIGPNERRNEVVSFVKRGLKDLSVSRTTFDWGIPVPGDPKHVMYVWVDALTNYITGVGFPDENAALWPFWPASVHIIGKDIVRFHAVYWPAFLMSAGLPVPKRVFAHGFLFNRGEKMSKSVGNVIDPFSLIETYGLDQLRYFFLREVPFGQDGNYSHEAIVNRINADLANDLGNLAQRSLSMIAKNAGAAVPALGALSDNDQAILAEADGLYEIARAAFGRQEIHVALSAIWACVANANRYFAGEAPWGLKKTDPARMETVLYVTAEVIRQIAVLAQPVMPGAANRLLDQLGVAAEARSFAALGAAGRLVPGTALPAPQGVFPRHVESEA; this is translated from the coding sequence ATGGCCTCGACCGAACCGTTCTATATCACGACGGCGATTTCCTATCCGAACGGCGTGCCCCATATCGGCCACGCCTATGAGGCGATCGCCACCGATGCGCTCGCCCGGTTCCAGCGGCTCGACGGCCGCCCGGTCTATTTCCTGACCGGGACCGACGAGCACGGCCAGAAGATGCTGCAGACCGCGCGCCGCGAGGGCCTGAGCACCCAGGCGCTGGCGGACCGCAATTCGGCCCGGTTCCAGGACATGGTGGCGGCCCTCGGCTGCTCCAACGACGATTTCATCCGCACCAGCCAGCCCCGCCACCATGCCGCCTCGCAGGCGATCTGGCAGCGCATGGTCGAGGCCGGCGACATCTACAAGAATGTCTATGCCGGCTGGTATTCCGTGCGCGACGAAGCCTATTACGCCGAGGACGAGACCGAGGTCCGGCCGGACGGGGTGCGTTACGGCCCCCAGGGCACCCCGGTCGAATGGGTGGAGGAGGAGAGCTATTTCTTCCGCCTGTCCGAATACCAGGACAGGCTGCTGGCCCTTTACGAGGCGAACCCGGATTTCATCGGCCCGAACGAGCGCCGCAACGAGGTGGTCAGCTTCGTGAAGCGCGGCCTCAAGGACCTGTCGGTCTCGCGCACCACCTTCGACTGGGGCATCCCGGTGCCCGGCGATCCGAAGCATGTGATGTATGTCTGGGTCGATGCCCTGACCAATTACATCACCGGCGTCGGCTTCCCCGATGAAAACGCCGCGCTCTGGCCGTTCTGGCCGGCCAGCGTGCATATCATCGGCAAGGATATTGTCCGCTTCCACGCGGTCTATTGGCCCGCCTTCCTGATGTCCGCCGGCCTGCCGGTGCCGAAGCGCGTCTTCGCCCACGGCTTCCTGTTCAACAGGGGCGAGAAGATGTCGAAATCGGTCGGCAATGTGATCGATCCCTTCTCGCTGATCGAGACCTACGGCCTCGACCAGCTGCGCTATTTCTTCCTGCGCGAAGTGCCCTTCGGCCAGGATGGCAACTACAGCCACGAGGCGATCGTCAACCGCATCAATGCCGATCTCGCCAATGACCTCGGCAATCTCGCCCAGCGCTCGCTGTCGATGATCGCGAAGAATGCGGGCGCCGCGGTGCCGGCGCTGGGCGCCCTGTCGGACAATGACCAGGCGATCCTGGCCGAGGCGGACGGGCTTTACGAGATCGCCAGGGCGGCCTTCGGCCGGCAGGAAATCCATGTCGCGCTGTCGGCGATCTGGGCCTGCGTCGCCAATGCCAACCGCTATTTCGCGGGCGAGGCGCCCTGGGGCCTGAAGAAGACCGATCCGGCGCGCATGGAAACCGTGCTCTATGTAACGGCCGAGGTCATCCGCCAGATCGCCGTCCTGGCCCAGCCGGTGATGCCGGGTGCCGCCAACCGGCTGCTGGACCAATTGGGCGTCGCGGCGGAGGCGCGCAGCTTCGCGGCCCTTGGGGCGGCGGGGCGGCTGGTGCCGGGCACGGCGCTGCCCGCCCCCCAGGGCGTGTTCCCGCGCCATGTCGAAAGTGAAGCGTAA